TATCGCGAGGAGATCGCGTCGTTCCATGCCGGCAATTTAAGGCATAACCGACATTTTCGACTCATCGATGCAGGCTCACCACGTCATCTCGTCACGACATCGCCCTTGATCGTCGTTGTCCACCTGAACCGTGGCGTGCTCGAGCCCGTGACGGGCCAGGACGGCCTGCGCGGCGGGCAGCACCTCCGAATTGGGCCGGGTGCTGCCCAGGTGCACGGTGGCGACGTCCATGCCGGTGGTCAGCGTCCAGACGTGCAGGTCGTGGACATCGTCGACGGTGGGGATTCCGGCGAGGTCGGAGCGCAGCGTCTCCACATCGATGTGGGCGGGGGCCTGCTGGTTGAGGATGCGCAACGCGTCGATCGCCAGCCGGAGCGCACGCGGCACCACCCACAGGGCGATGAGGACCGCGACCACGATGTCGGCGTAACCCCAGCCGGTGGTCAGCGCGACGATGCCGGCCATCAGGACCCCGACGCTGCCGACGGCGTCGGCCAGGACCTCGAGGTAGGCGCCGCGGACGGCGATGGACTCCTTCGCATCGGCGCGGAGCAGGAGCATCACCATGAGGTTCACCGCCAGACCCAGCAGGGCGACGATGATCAGCGTCAGGCCGGGGACCTGGGGATCGTTGCCGATGCGCTCGATGGCCTCGATCAAGACGAAGGCCGCGACCCCGATGAGCAGGACCGCGTTGGCGACGGCCGTGAACACCTCGGCCCGATGCCAGCCGAAGCTACGGGTGTCGGTGGTCCGGCCGTGACGACCCAGCAGCAGCGCGATCAGACCCATGATCAGTGCGACGACATCGGTGAGCATGTGCCCCGCGTCGGCGATCAGGGCGAGCGAGTTGACCAGGATGCCGGTGACGAGCTCCACGACGAAGAATCCGCCGATGAGCGCGACCGCCAGCACCATCGGCCACAGCCGCCGCTCCCCTGCGGCACCGGCGCCGGGGGTGTGGGAATGCGAATGTGAGTGACCCATGATGGCGGTAAATATATGCGGAAGTTCGCATATGTGGCAACAGACCCACCGCGTGCCCGCGAGTCCGTCTCAGCTTCGCAGCGTGGCGAGCGCCGACGAGCGGCGCAGGCCGGCGATCATCAGCAGGTCGACGAGCAGGGAGCGGATCTCCGCGAGCAGCGCGGCCTCGGAGAGGTGGCTGTTGACGGCCAGGTCGGTCGGCGCCTTCCGCACGATCGAGCGGATGACGCGTGCGGCCTCGACGGGATCGGGGTCTTCTCCGGGATCGGCGAGCATCATCTCCCGCAGCACCTCGAACGCGCCGCCCACGTCTTCGATGATCTCGATGATCGCCGGTTGCACCCGCTCACCACGCTGCGTGACGGCCAGGGACCGACGGGCGATGATCCGGAAGTTGCGGACCGCATTGTCGATCGGATCCGCGGTTCTCACCAGCCGGTCGAGACGGTCGCGCGAACCCCAGTACAGCGGCGAGATCCGGGTGACCTCCCGGCCACCGGTCATGTCGGCACGCATGTTGTTGATGGCCGCCTGCGTCCCGCGCGCGGCCTCGAGCGCCGCGGCGATCGTATCCGCGTCTCCCGCACGCAAACCCGCAGCGACCGACCGCGCCGCGTCGCGGATGGTCAGGAGAACCCCCGCCGCATCCTCCCGTGCCCGGTTGGCCGGGTTCACCGGGAACAACGCGGCCACGAGAATTCCGAGGACCCCACCGATCAGCGCGTCGAGCGCCCGATGGAACCCGGCGACACCGCCGGGCGGCAGCAGGGTCGCGACCAGGACCGCCGACGACGCCGCCTGCATGGGGATCAGCAGTCCGTCATCGAGCACGACCGCCAGCGACATCGCCAGGACGACGACGACCATGACCTGCCAGGCTCCCTCGCCGACCCAGCCGATGAAAAGGTCTCCGACGAGGATGCCGATCGCGACACCGCCGACGAGTTCGACCGACCGACGCCAGCGGCGTCCCAGGCCCAGTCCCAACGAGATGACCGCCGCAATGGGCGCGAAGAACGGGTCCGGATGCGCGAAGACGTGCGTCGCGACCCACCAGGCGATTCCCGCCGCCAGCGCACACTGGATGATCGGGATCAGGGAGACCTTCAGACGACGGAGGCGTCGCCTCAGAGTCGCGGGCAGGGAGTCGTAGACCCTGCGCGGGAACCATGCGCTCGCGGCTGCCGACATTCGACGAGTCGCGGGTCGATCAGACCAGGCCGAGCTCGGCGGCCGCCCTGGGGTCGCTGTCGTTGAGGAGGTCGAGGCAGCGCAGGTGCTCGTCCTCTTCCCCGATCAGTTCGGCGGCCCGGGCGAGAGCACCGACGCATCGCAGAAAGCCGCGGTTGGGTTCGTGGCTCCACGGGACGGGACCGAAGCCCTTCCACCCATGGCGACGCAGCTGGTCGAGCCCGCGGTGGTAGCCGGTTCGCGCGTAGGCGTAGGCGGCGATGACCGCACCGGTGTCACCGGCCTCGCCGGCTGCGGTCGAGGTCTCGAGCGCCGCCTCGGCGAGATAGGCCCAGGCGATGGAGGCGGTGGGATGGGCGGCCGCGACCTCGGCCGGGACTGCCCCGTTGAGCAGGTCCGACTCGGCGTCGTCGTCGCCGGTGAGCAGAACCGGTTGCGGGCCGAGGAGATCTCCGAAAGACGTCATGTACCCATTCAAGCATCGAGCCCGCTCGGGTGAGCGTATCGACCGAACGCCGTAGTGCTGGACCTGCCGACGATTCGCTAGGGTGAATGGCGCAATCGGTCCTGCCACCGGGCTACTCGGTGGCCGGACCGAAACCATGCGATGGGCAGAATGCGGGGTGATCAGTCGATGGCTCGATCCGACAAGCCGAGAGCCGCTGTCACCAAAGCACTTTCGACGCTGCGCCAGGTTCGGGACGAACGTCGTGCACGACGCAACGGTCAATCGGGTTCCGCCACCGGGCCCGGTTCGTCCGCCCCAGGTGGCGCCGGTGCACGTCGAGACCCCTCCGGCCGGCCCGACGCAGGTCCCGGCGAGACACCGGCCACCGCCCCGTCGCGGCCGCCCGAACCCGCGACGGAAGCCGGATCTCGTCCGGACACCGCGGACACCACCCCGGATACTGTTCGGACCGGCGACGACGCCGAGAACCAGAGCACCAGCAGAGAGGGCCACGAGCCAGCCGTGGACGATCCCACCCCAGAACGACACCGCCGAGAACCGGGCCGACGACGCAGCGGACACCGGCAAAGACTCTTCTGACGCGCAGACCCCCGCGCGGAAGGCACCGGCCACGGCGCCGAAGCCCAAGGGTGGGCGCGGGATCGACGGTGCGACCCAGATCATCAGCCGGGACAACCTGCCGTCGCCGGAGGATCTCGAGGATCTGGACTCGATCGACCCACTCGGCACCGACGACGCGGACACTCCCGATCCAGACACGTCCGTCACCGAGGAGACGCCGGCCGAGCCGGTGAGCAAGCCCGCCCGTCTGGGGCCGAGCGACTCCCAGACCACCGTCATCCGCCGTGAGGACCTCCCGGACCCGAGCGAGCTCGAGGATCTCGACGACATCGACGTGACCTCCGCGGCGCCCGAGCCGGAAGCCGAGCCCGAGCCGGAAGCCGAGCCCGAGGAACCCGCCGAGATCGCGGCCGACGAGCCTGCGGAGCAGGACGTCACCGCGGAGTCGACGGACGCAGAAGAGCCGGGCACGGTCGAGACGGGCGCGGTCGAGACGGGGACGGCGGAAGCCACCGACGAGGCGGAGACCGACGAGACCGACGGATCCGGGGCGGGCGCAGCTGCGGTCGCGGCCGGCGCCGTGGGCGCGACAGCCGTCGGTACTGCCGCCGGTGGCACCGACGAGGCCGACGAGGCGACCCCTGACGAGGCCGACCAGGTCGACGCCGCGGCCGAGAGCGAAGAACCCGTCGCCGACGCGGAATCAGGCCCGGCGGCAGACGACGCCGAGGACGCCGACGCGGCCGCCACCGGGACCGAGGATGCGGTCGACGCCGCCGACGAGGTCGAGGAACCCACAGCTGAACCCGAGCCGACCGAACCCGAGGTCGCGGAGTCCGAAGAAGCAGAGCCAGAAAAAGCAGAACCCGAGGTCACCGAGCCCGAGACCGTCGATGCCGACGCGGCCGGCGACACCGGAACCGACGACGAGGTGCCGGCCGAGGCACCCACCGAGGCGATGTCCCTGGCGAAAGTCGAGGACGACCCCGCGACGGCTGCGCCGGAGGACGAGCCCGCGGACGACTCCGATGCCGCCACGAAGGTCATCCCTGCTGCAGCTGCAGCCGCTGCGGGCGCGGCTGCTGCCGGCGCGAAGGCTGCGACGCCGGACGAGCGCACCGACACCGTCCCCGAGCCCGCGGTCACCGCACCGTCGACCGGTGAGTGGACGACCACGACCCACCAGCCTCAGGTCATCCCCGGCAGCAAGCCGTCGAAGGCCACCAAGAAACGCGGCAAGGGTCCGCTGATCGCCGTCGTCGCGCTCCTCGTGGTGCTCGTGGCGGCCATCGGCGGCATCTTCGCCTACCAGAACATGACGGCGACCCCGCCGGCCGACGAGGCCGCCGAGGTCGCGCTGGACTACACGACCGCGCTGTACGAGGGTGATCTCGAGACCCTGCGGTCGGTGACGTGTGGCGAGCTGCACGCCTTCTACGAGGACTTCGACGACGCCGCCTACCGGAAGACCTACGACGCGCAGAAGGCCCGCAACGAGCTCGTCCAGACGCAGGCGATCAACGCCGTCCGGGTCGTCGAGGGCGGCGATCTGGCCGTTGTCGAGGTCGTCGCGGTGCACACGAGCTCGCCGGAGACCCCCGAGACCGTGACGCTGAACCTGCAGCGCGAAGGCGATGCCTGGAAGGTGTGCAACCCCACGTGACCGGCGGTCAGGGGTGGGGTCCCCCGTCGACCACAACCCCGCCGCCGCAACATGTCCCGGCCCCGGTCGGGTTCGATGCCCTGCCGGATTACCGGGATCAGGGATCGGACGTGCCCGCCTACTTCACCCCTCCGCGCCCCACACCTGCGCCGGTGTCGAGCGGTCCGTCGCGGCGTATCCGGCCCACACACCCCCGGAGGTCGGGTGCACGTTCCGGTTCACGCACCGATCCCGCGGTCCTCGTCTCCGCGCTCGTGATGATCGCCCTGGCGGTGGCGGTGATGGTCGGGTTGCTGACCTCCTGATCGGGCCACCGTCGTTTCGCCTCCCCGGTGTCGGGTAAGCGCCGGACCGAACCCACGTCGAGCCCGCTGCGTGACACCCACCGAATTCCCGGGAGGAACGCCATGCTCCGATCACTGGCCGACCAGACCGAAGACCAACTGGGTGGACGCCGCTCGGTCCTGAGTCGCCAGAAGCGGGACCACGTCGACCTGGACCGCCTCATCAAGGCCGCCTAGAGCGCCAACGGGCACCACCGCGAGGCGGTTCTCACCGAGCTGTGCCGACTCGTCTTCCCCCACGCCTTCGCCGAAGAGGCAGTGCTGTGGCCGGCCATCCGCCGCCGCCTCGCCGACGGTGAGCAGCTCACGCTGGAGATCGAGAAGGAACACCAGGCGATCAACGAACTCTTCACCACGCTGGAAACCCTCGACGCCGACTCCGACGAGCACCATCGGCTGTTCGCCGAGATCACCCGCCTCCTACGGGAAGATGTCCGCGACGAGGAGGACGTCCTGCTCCCGCGGCTGCAGGAGGCGACCGACCGCGACGAACTCGTGCGCCTGGGCACGTGGTCGCAGATCGTCCGGTCCACCGCTCCCACGCGACCGCACCCGGTGGTGGCCCGACGCCCGCCGGGCAACGCGATCGCCGCGGCACCGCTCACCGCGCTGGATCGTTTCCGCGACCTGCTCGACGCGGCAGCGCGTAGTGACCGACCCTGGTCGTCGGCGGCGCGCTCGACCAGTGGCGTCGTCGCGACCGCCGCGGGCGCGATCGAGCACCTCCCGCCGCTGACGCGGGGCGAGCGTCCGGCGACCAGGACCTCCCATGCCGGGAAGCACCGGCGCTGACCCGGCCGAGACCGACCAGGACCGCGAAAACAGTTCTGCCCGCACCCTGGCAAGGGTGCGGGCAGAAGTGTCAGACGATCAGGCGGTCAGCGACTTGCCGTTCGACTTGAGGTCGTTGCACGCCTCGACGACGCGCTCGCTCATGCTGGCCTCGGCCTTCTTCGACCAGCTGCGCGGGTCGTAGACCTTCTTGTTGCCCACGTCGCCGTCGACCTTGAGGACGCCGTCGTAGTTGCCGAACATGTGGCCGGCGACCGGACGGGTGTAGGCGTACTGGGTGTCGGTGTCGACGTTCATCTTCACCACGCCGTAGCTGAGCGCCTCGTCGATCTCGCTCTTCAGCGAGCCCGAGCCGCCGTGGAAGACGAAGTCGAAAGGCTTGGCACCATCGGCAAGACCCAGCTTCTTGGCGGCAACCTCCTGGCCGGTGTTCAGCACGTCGGGACGCAGCTTGACGTTGCCCGGCTTGTAGACGCCGTGGACGTTGCCGAACGTGGCGGCGAGCAGGTAGCGGTTGCCCGAGTCGCTGGCGCCCAGTGCCTCGATGGTCTTCTCGAAGTCCTCGGGCGTGGTGAACAGCTTGTCGTTGATCTCGTTCTCGACGCCGTCCTCTTCACCGCCGACCACGCCGATCTCGATCTCCAGGATGATGTTGGCCGCGCCCGCCTTGGCGAGGAGCTCCTTGGCGATCTCCAGGTTCTCGTCGAGCGGCACGGCGCTTCCGTCCCACATGTGCGACTGGAACAGCGGGTTCTGGCCGGCGTCGACGCGCTCCTGCGAGATCTGCAGCAGCGGACGCACGTAGGTGTCCAGCTTGTCCTTGGGGCAGTGGTCGGTGTGCAGGCCGATGAGGACGTCGTACTTGGCGGCGACGACGTGTGCGAACTCGGCGAGTGCCACGGCACCGGTCACCATGTCCTTGACGCCCTGGCCCGAACCGAACTCGGCACCGCCGGTCGAGAACTGGATGATGCCGTCACTGCCGGCGTCGGCGAAGCCCTTGATCGCGGCGTTGATGGTCGACGACGAGGTGCAGTTGATCGCGGGGAATGCGTAACCGCCCTTCTTCGCCTTGTCGAACATCTCTGCGTACTGCTCCGGGGTTGCAATGGGCATCGACGAATCCTCCAGGGTGTTGATGTGCTCTGGTGTTCGGGTTCTCTCGCCGTCGGTTGTTCTCCGTGGCGAGCAGCCGGACTTCCCGCGGCCGGACTTCCCTCAGTATGGCAGGTGCCACACCGGCGGGTGCGCCCACCATTGGGCCCCGGACCTGCACCGTCCTCGACTCAGGCGCGGGTGAGCAGCAACGGCGCGGCCAGCGGCGCGGACCACCGGCCGCCGGCGAAGGTCAGCCCGAGCAGCCGGTGGTCGTCGAGTGCCCGGAACTCGTCGCAGACCCACCGCCACGGCATCGGCCCGTCCTGCCCGTACGAACACACGATGACCGGGCGGCCGTCGAGCCATGAGCGCTCGAGCGTCACCTGCATGGGCATCAGCTCGCGGAGGGAGCCGTCGGCGTCGTCGACCAGGTTGACGGCGTCGCCCCCGGTGGCGAACCGCTTCCCGCGCCAGCCCCGCATCCCGCCGAGCGCGATCGCCCGCGGCGCCACCGCCTTCAGAGGGGCCGGTCCCACGAAGGTGATGAGGTAGTCGCCCGGGGCGGGCAGCGTGGTCGGGGGCGTCGTCTCCGAGAACAGGGTGCGCAGGCGACCCAGGGAGGTGGGCAGGATGGTGGTCACTGTGCTCCGATGCTCGAGGCGTGATCGGGTGACGAGGTCCGGCGAGCACGGTAGCGGGCGGCGAACCGCTCGGCCATGGCGGTGATGGTCAGGCTGGGGTTGACGCCCACGTTCGCCGGGATCGACGAGCCGTCCACCACG
The sequence above is drawn from the Gordonia rubripertincta genome and encodes:
- a CDS encoding cation diffusion facilitator family transporter, with protein sequence MGHSHSHSHTPGAGAAGERRLWPMVLAVALIGGFFVVELVTGILVNSLALIADAGHMLTDVVALIMGLIALLLGRHGRTTDTRSFGWHRAEVFTAVANAVLLIGVAAFVLIEAIERIGNDPQVPGLTLIIVALLGLAVNLMVMLLLRADAKESIAVRGAYLEVLADAVGSVGVLMAGIVALTTGWGYADIVVAVLIALWVVPRALRLAIDALRILNQQAPAHIDVETLRSDLAGIPTVDDVHDLHVWTLTTGMDVATVHLGSTRPNSEVLPAAQAVLARHGLEHATVQVDNDDQGRCRDEMTW
- a CDS encoding FUSC family protein; this encodes MSAAASAWFPRRVYDSLPATLRRRLRRLKVSLIPIIQCALAAGIAWWVATHVFAHPDPFFAPIAAVISLGLGLGRRWRRSVELVGGVAIGILVGDLFIGWVGEGAWQVMVVVVLAMSLAVVLDDGLLIPMQAASSAVLVATLLPPGGVAGFHRALDALIGGVLGILVAALFPVNPANRAREDAAGVLLTIRDAARSVAAGLRAGDADTIAAALEAARGTQAAINNMRADMTGGREVTRISPLYWGSRDRLDRLVRTADPIDNAVRNFRIIARRSLAVTQRGERVQPAIIEIIEDVGGAFEVLREMMLADPGEDPDPVEAARVIRSIVRKAPTDLAVNSHLSEAALLAEIRSLLVDLLMIAGLRRSSALATLRS
- a CDS encoding DUF3151 domain-containing protein, whose translation is MTSFGDLLGPQPVLLTGDDDAESDLLNGAVPAEVAAAHPTASIAWAYLAEAALETSTAAGEAGDTGAVIAAYAYARTGYHRGLDQLRRHGWKGFGPVPWSHEPNRGFLRCVGALARAAELIGEEDEHLRCLDLLNDSDPRAAAELGLV
- a CDS encoding hemerythrin domain-containing protein, coding for MCRLVFPHAFAEEAVLWPAIRRRLADGEQLTLEIEKEHQAINELFTTLETLDADSDEHHRLFAEITRLLREDVRDEEDVLLPRLQEATDRDELVRLGTWSQIVRSTAPTRPHPVVARRPPGNAIAAAPLTALDRFRDLLDAAARSDRPWSSAARSTSGVVATAAGAIEHLPPLTRGERPATRTSHAGKHRR
- the fbaA gene encoding class II fructose-bisphosphate aldolase, which produces MPIATPEQYAEMFDKAKKGGYAFPAINCTSSSTINAAIKGFADAGSDGIIQFSTGGAEFGSGQGVKDMVTGAVALAEFAHVVAAKYDVLIGLHTDHCPKDKLDTYVRPLLQISQERVDAGQNPLFQSHMWDGSAVPLDENLEIAKELLAKAGAANIILEIEIGVVGGEEDGVENEINDKLFTTPEDFEKTIEALGASDSGNRYLLAATFGNVHGVYKPGNVKLRPDVLNTGQEVAAKKLGLADGAKPFDFVFHGGSGSLKSEIDEALSYGVVKMNVDTDTQYAYTRPVAGHMFGNYDGVLKVDGDVGNKKVYDPRSWSKKAEASMSERVVEACNDLKSNGKSLTA